In Streptomyces sp. NBC_01717, one DNA window encodes the following:
- a CDS encoding TMEM165/GDT1 family protein gives MHLDPLAIVTAFGLIFLAELPDKTMFASLAMGTRMRPLYVWFGTSSAFLVHVAIAVGAGGLIGLLPDWIVKLVSAVLFAFGAFMLLRGGGDDGDEESEVKTVTGFWPVYSTAFMAVFISEWGDLTQITTANLAASNGTWSTAIGSLAALMSVSALALLAGRFIAKRVPLGTVQRIGGLCMLGLAIWSVVEIFAA, from the coding sequence ATGCATCTCGACCCCCTGGCGATCGTCACCGCCTTCGGGCTGATCTTCCTCGCGGAGCTCCCCGACAAGACCATGTTCGCGTCGCTGGCCATGGGCACACGCATGCGGCCGCTCTATGTCTGGTTCGGCACCTCGTCCGCGTTCCTCGTGCATGTCGCGATCGCCGTCGGCGCAGGCGGGCTGATCGGGCTCCTGCCCGACTGGATCGTCAAGCTCGTCTCGGCGGTCCTCTTCGCGTTCGGCGCGTTCATGCTGCTGCGCGGCGGGGGGGACGACGGCGACGAGGAGAGCGAAGTCAAGACCGTGACCGGCTTCTGGCCTGTCTACTCGACCGCGTTCATGGCGGTGTTCATCAGCGAATGGGGCGACCTCACCCAGATCACCACGGCCAACCTGGCCGCCAGTAACGGCACGTGGTCCACGGCCATCGGATCCCTGGCCGCGCTGATGTCCGTCTCCGCGCTGGCGCTGCTCGCGGGACGCTTCATCGCGAAGCGGGTTCCGCTGGGCACGGTCCAGCGCATCGGCGGCCTGTGCATGCTGGGGCTGGCGATCTGGTCGGTGGTCGAGATCTTCGCGGCCTGA
- a CDS encoding ABC transporter ATP-binding protein → MERHFDASGGGTVRAVDGVSITIGRGEVVGLVGESGSGKSTVGRCAVRLDEPTGGTVRINGTDITHLSRRAVRPLRKDFHLVFQDPSSSLDPRMTIGQIIAEPIKLHRQARGEEVRARVEQLLAQVGLRPEHADRHPHELSGGQRQRISIARALSCDPDLVVADEPTSALDVSVQASVLNLLADLQRDRGFGCLFITHDLAAVEFLADRIAVMYLGQIVEQAPTAELFASPKHPYTQALLSAAPVPDPVEQRSRERIVLHGDLPSPLDPPAGCRFHTRCPLATDRCRTEVPALRELSGGRQVSCHLVEEDGTAPDAAS, encoded by the coding sequence ATGGAACGGCACTTCGATGCCTCCGGCGGTGGCACCGTCCGTGCCGTCGACGGCGTCTCGATCACCATCGGCCGCGGCGAGGTCGTCGGCCTCGTCGGCGAGTCCGGCAGTGGCAAGTCGACCGTCGGCCGCTGCGCCGTACGCCTCGACGAACCGACCGGCGGCACCGTTCGCATCAACGGCACCGACATCACCCACCTCTCGCGCCGTGCCGTGCGCCCCCTGCGCAAGGACTTCCACCTGGTCTTCCAGGACCCGTCGTCCTCGCTCGACCCGCGCATGACCATCGGTCAGATCATCGCCGAACCGATCAAGCTGCACCGCCAGGCCCGGGGCGAGGAGGTGCGCGCCCGGGTCGAGCAGCTCCTCGCCCAGGTCGGCCTGCGCCCCGAGCACGCCGACCGGCATCCGCACGAACTCTCCGGCGGCCAGCGCCAGCGCATCTCCATCGCCCGTGCGCTCTCCTGCGACCCCGATCTGGTGGTCGCCGACGAACCGACGTCCGCGCTCGACGTCTCCGTACAGGCGTCCGTCCTCAACCTGCTCGCCGACCTGCAGCGCGACCGCGGGTTCGGCTGCCTGTTCATCACCCACGACCTGGCCGCCGTCGAGTTCCTCGCCGACCGGATCGCCGTGATGTACCTCGGGCAGATCGTCGAACAGGCCCCGACCGCCGAACTGTTCGCCTCCCCGAAGCACCCCTACACCCAGGCGCTGCTCTCCGCCGCGCCCGTCCCCGACCCGGTCGAGCAGCGCTCCCGCGAGCGCATCGTGCTCCACGGCGACCTGCCCAGCCCGCTCGATCCCCCGGCAGGCTGCCGCTTCCACACCCGCTGCCCGCTCGCCACCGACCGCTGCCGCACCGAGGTGCCGGCCCTGCGCGAGCTGTCCGGCGGACGGCAGGTCTCGTGTCACCTCGTCGAGGAGGACGGGACCGCCCCGGACGCGGCCTCCTGA
- a CDS encoding VOC family protein, which yields MIAELQCVVLDCPDPVRLAEFYRSVVGGRVNEPDRRWGLDENWATLHTDTGLVLAFQRAADHRPPQWPDPARPQQFHLDFGVPDLDAAQAEVVAAGASVLDDGSTDGAGEADPERAQRPWRIYADPAGHPFCLVLHRAEQP from the coding sequence ATGATCGCCGAACTTCAGTGCGTGGTGCTCGACTGCCCCGATCCCGTACGTCTCGCCGAGTTCTACCGGTCGGTGGTGGGCGGCCGGGTCAATGAGCCGGACCGGCGGTGGGGGCTCGACGAGAACTGGGCGACGCTGCACACCGACACCGGTCTCGTCCTGGCGTTCCAGCGGGCGGCGGATCATCGGCCGCCGCAGTGGCCGGACCCGGCGCGGCCCCAGCAGTTCCATCTGGACTTCGGTGTGCCGGACCTGGACGCGGCGCAGGCGGAGGTCGTCGCGGCCGGAGCTTCCGTGCTCGACGACGGGAGCACGGACGGTGCCGGGGAGGCCGACCCGGAGCGGGCCCAGCGGCCGTGGCGGATCTATGCCGATCCGGCTGGGCATCCGTTCTGCCTGGTCCTGCACCGGGCGGAGCAGCCGTAG
- a CDS encoding O-acetyl-ADP-ribose deacetylase gives MSTPPTVRVTLVRGDITQQSVDVVVNAANSSLLGGGGVDGAIHRHGGPEILAACRALRASQYGKGLPTGQAVATTAGRLDARWVVHTVGPVWSSAEDRSALLASCYRESLRVAAELGARTVAFPAISTGIYGWPMDDGARIAVRTVLAEAAAPVEEVRFVLFDAHAFVEFEEVLAAQG, from the coding sequence ATGAGCACACCTCCGACCGTCAGAGTCACTCTGGTACGCGGTGACATCACCCAGCAGTCCGTCGATGTCGTCGTCAACGCGGCGAACTCCTCGCTGCTCGGCGGCGGCGGGGTCGACGGAGCGATCCACCGCCACGGCGGTCCGGAGATCCTCGCCGCGTGCCGGGCGCTGCGCGCCTCGCAGTACGGGAAGGGGCTGCCCACCGGCCAGGCGGTCGCCACGACCGCCGGCAGGCTCGACGCCCGATGGGTGGTCCACACGGTGGGACCGGTCTGGAGCAGTGCCGAGGACCGGTCCGCGCTGCTGGCCTCCTGCTACCGCGAATCGCTGCGTGTGGCCGCCGAACTGGGCGCGCGTACCGTGGCCTTTCCCGCCATCTCGACCGGCATCTACGGCTGGCCCATGGACGACGGAGCGCGCATCGCCGTCCGTACCGTGTTGGCGGAGGCTGCCGCGCCGGTCGAGGAGGTGCGGTTCGTGCTCTTCGACGCACATGCGTTCGTGGAGTTCGAAGAGGTCCTGGCAGCGCAAGGTTGA
- a CDS encoding nucleotidyltransferase domain-containing protein — translation MNRDSVPVSLIGDMAARLAELPGVRAVVLGGSRARGTHRPDSDWDLGVYYRGAPDLAALTALACEVQGSPVEVAGPGGWGPWVNGGAWLRVDGTPVDWILRDLDRVEQVWSDCCEGRFEVGVQPGHPLGFWSPCYPGEVALGRVLADPSGELTGLQQETRSYPEPLRKALADAAWEADFSVAAARKSASSGDTLHVALCLSRAFGILAQSLHAHHRTWCLNEKGALAAAALLPQTPADFAERVGVALRGLDVAAVETAAAVVRDVRAVLR, via the coding sequence ATGAACAGGGATTCGGTGCCAGTATCACTCATCGGCGACATGGCGGCGCGACTGGCCGAACTGCCAGGTGTCCGGGCCGTCGTCCTCGGCGGCAGCCGCGCCCGTGGCACACACCGCCCGGACTCCGACTGGGACCTCGGCGTCTACTACCGGGGCGCTCCCGACCTGGCCGCACTGACCGCACTGGCGTGCGAGGTGCAGGGCTCCCCGGTGGAGGTGGCGGGGCCGGGCGGCTGGGGACCGTGGGTCAACGGCGGTGCCTGGCTACGGGTCGACGGGACACCGGTGGATTGGATCCTCCGCGACCTGGACCGGGTCGAGCAGGTCTGGTCCGACTGCTGTGAGGGCCGCTTCGAGGTGGGCGTCCAGCCCGGTCACCCACTGGGGTTCTGGTCCCCCTGTTATCCGGGCGAGGTGGCGCTCGGCCGCGTACTGGCCGATCCTTCCGGTGAACTGACGGGGCTTCAACAGGAGACCCGCAGCTACCCGGAGCCGCTGCGAAAGGCACTCGCCGACGCCGCCTGGGAGGCGGACTTCTCGGTGGCCGCAGCACGGAAATCGGCCTCCTCCGGTGACACCCTGCATGTCGCACTGTGCCTGTCGAGGGCGTTCGGCATCCTCGCCCAGTCCCTCCACGCCCATCACCGCACCTGGTGTCTGAACGAGAAGGGCGCGCTGGCGGCGGCCGCGCTGCTGCCGCAGACTCCGGCGGACTTCGCCGAGCGGGTGGGCGTGGCGCTGCGGGGGCTGGACGTGGCGGCGGTGGAGACGGCGGCGGCCGTGGTGCGCGATGTGCGGGCAGTGCTCCGGTGA
- a CDS encoding inositol monophosphatase family protein translates to MIDDFLAGDLTEVEEAVRAAAAAEIMPRYRQLAAHEIVEKSGPHDLVTTADRLAEEHLTASLTRLLPGSVVVGEESVHADPKVYDALGGEAPVWIVDPVDGTRQFVRGEPGFCTLVALAHHGELLASWTYAAALDEMAVAVRGRGATLNGVPVRSGSPVPGAVLEVAMSHPDYTSDAQKRALLGLRTEGINARPCGSAGLEYLAVARGDQDAVAFNWEYAWDHAAGLLLVTEAGGAQATLSGAPFRITGGNALPFTAARDEATAERILEALRAGG, encoded by the coding sequence ATGATCGATGACTTCCTTGCCGGGGACCTGACCGAGGTCGAGGAGGCGGTCCGCGCAGCGGCCGCCGCCGAGATCATGCCGCGCTACCGGCAGCTCGCCGCACACGAGATCGTCGAGAAGAGCGGTCCGCACGACCTCGTCACCACCGCCGACCGCCTTGCCGAGGAACACCTCACCGCGTCCCTGACCCGGCTCCTGCCCGGCTCGGTGGTCGTCGGTGAGGAGTCGGTCCACGCCGATCCGAAGGTGTACGACGCCCTGGGCGGCGAGGCACCGGTCTGGATCGTCGACCCGGTCGACGGCACCCGCCAGTTCGTCCGCGGCGAGCCAGGCTTCTGCACGCTCGTCGCCCTTGCCCACCACGGCGAACTCCTCGCCTCGTGGACGTACGCCGCGGCCCTGGACGAGATGGCGGTCGCGGTCCGTGGCCGGGGCGCCACGCTGAACGGCGTCCCCGTACGTTCCGGATCGCCCGTGCCGGGCGCCGTGCTCGAGGTGGCCATGTCGCACCCGGACTACACCTCGGATGCCCAGAAGCGTGCCCTGCTCGGCCTGCGCACCGAAGGCATCAACGCGCGCCCGTGCGGCTCGGCGGGCCTCGAATACCTGGCCGTCGCCCGCGGCGACCAGGACGCGGTCGCCTTCAACTGGGAGTACGCCTGGGACCACGCGGCGGGCCTGCTCCTGGTCACCGAGGCGGGCGGCGCCCAGGCCACGCTCTCGGGCGCTCCGTTCCGTATCACCGGCGGCAACGCCCTGCCCTTCACGGCCGCCCGTGACGAGGCGACGGCCGAGCGGATCCTGGAGGCACTGCGCGCCGGAGGATGA
- a CDS encoding (2Fe-2S) ferredoxin domain-containing protein, whose translation MSRRTRKAATSAPGASRPTVSVCRGCCCGTPKIPDVDHAGQLAALRRSLGEIAAVRAVECLDACEQANVIVVQPSAEGRRAGGRPVWLGLVNDPDAVADIIAWVEAGGPGLADAPDILDLYTFRPSRRIQQELGSS comes from the coding sequence ATGAGCCGCCGCACCCGTAAGGCCGCCACGTCCGCGCCGGGCGCATCCCGGCCCACCGTCAGTGTCTGCCGGGGCTGCTGCTGCGGTACGCCGAAGATCCCGGACGTGGACCATGCCGGCCAGCTCGCAGCTCTGCGCCGGTCCCTCGGCGAGATCGCCGCGGTGCGTGCCGTGGAGTGCCTGGACGCCTGCGAGCAGGCCAATGTCATCGTCGTGCAGCCCTCGGCCGAGGGCAGAAGGGCGGGGGGCCGTCCGGTCTGGCTCGGCCTCGTCAACGACCCGGATGCCGTCGCCGACATCATCGCCTGGGTCGAAGCGGGTGGCCCTGGCCTCGCGGACGCCCCCGACATCCTCGACCTCTACACCTTCCGCCCCTCGCGCCGCATACAGCAGGAACTCGGTTCGTCCTGA
- a CDS encoding AlkA N-terminal domain-containing protein, whose product MYTDTERCVRAVRSKDARFDGWFFTAVLTTRIYCRPSCPVVPPKVENMTFYPSAAACQQAGFRACKRCRPDTSPGSPEWNARADSVARAMRLIGDGVVDREGVPGLAARLGYSARQIERQLLAELGAGPLALARAQRAQTARLLIETTELPMADVAFAAGFSSVRTFNDTVREVFALAPGELRTRAARSVRSPATPGVIALRLPYRAPLNPSNLFGHLAATAVPGVEEWRDGAYRRTLTLPYGHGIVALTPHPDHIACRLLLTDPRDLTRAISRCRWLLDLDADPVAVDDQLRADPLLAPLIDKAPGRRVPRTVDGAEFAVRAVLGQQVSTAAARTHAARLVTTHGIPVDDPEGGLTHLFPTPEALACLDPEQLALPRSRRTTLTTLVGALADGSLRLGTDSDWEKARAELIALPGFGPWTVEVIAMRALGDPDAFLPTDLGIRRAAQELGLPSTPAALTARAAAWRPWRAYAVQYLWTVDDHPINHLPV is encoded by the coding sequence ATGTACACCGACACCGAGCGCTGCGTACGGGCCGTCCGGTCCAAGGATGCCCGGTTCGACGGCTGGTTCTTCACGGCGGTCCTGACCACCCGGATCTACTGCCGTCCGAGCTGCCCCGTCGTGCCGCCCAAGGTCGAGAACATGACCTTCTACCCCAGTGCCGCCGCCTGCCAGCAGGCCGGATTCCGCGCCTGCAAGCGGTGCCGGCCCGACACCAGCCCCGGCTCCCCGGAGTGGAACGCCCGCGCCGACTCGGTCGCCCGCGCGATGCGCCTCATCGGGGACGGGGTCGTCGACCGCGAGGGCGTGCCGGGGTTGGCCGCCCGGCTCGGCTACTCCGCCCGCCAGATCGAACGCCAGCTCCTCGCCGAGCTGGGAGCCGGCCCGTTGGCCCTGGCCCGCGCCCAGCGCGCCCAGACCGCCCGGCTGCTCATCGAGACGACCGAACTCCCCATGGCCGACGTGGCGTTCGCGGCCGGGTTCTCGTCCGTCCGCACCTTCAACGACACCGTCCGTGAGGTCTTCGCCCTCGCGCCCGGCGAGCTGCGCACCCGCGCCGCCCGGTCGGTGAGGTCGCCGGCGACACCGGGCGTGATCGCGCTGAGGCTGCCGTACCGGGCCCCGCTCAACCCGTCCAACCTCTTCGGCCACCTGGCCGCGACAGCGGTACCCGGCGTCGAGGAGTGGCGCGACGGCGCCTACCGCCGCACGCTCACCCTCCCGTACGGGCACGGCATCGTCGCCCTCACTCCGCACCCCGACCACATCGCGTGCCGGCTCCTGCTCACCGATCCGCGCGACCTCACCCGCGCCATCAGCCGCTGCCGGTGGTTGCTCGACCTGGACGCCGACCCGGTCGCCGTCGACGACCAACTGCGGGCCGATCCGCTGCTCGCGCCGCTGATCGACAAGGCCCCGGGGCGGCGGGTGCCGCGTACCGTCGACGGCGCCGAGTTCGCCGTACGGGCGGTGCTCGGCCAGCAGGTCTCGACGGCCGCCGCCCGCACCCACGCGGCCCGTCTGGTCACCACGCACGGCATCCCTGTCGACGACCCGGAGGGCGGCCTCACCCACCTCTTCCCGACGCCCGAGGCGCTGGCATGCCTCGACCCCGAGCAGCTCGCCCTGCCCCGCAGCCGCCGCACCACCCTCACCACACTTGTCGGTGCGCTCGCCGACGGCTCGTTGCGGCTCGGCACCGACAGCGACTGGGAGAAGGCCCGGGCCGAACTGATCGCACTGCCCGGCTTCGGCCCGTGGACCGTCGAGGTCATCGCCATGCGGGCGCTCGGCGACCCGGACGCCTTTCTCCCCACCGACCTCGGCATCCGGCGGGCGGCGCAGGAACTCGGCCTCCCGTCCACGCCCGCGGCGCTCACCGCACGCGCCGCGGCCTGGCGGCCCTGGCGGGCGTACGCGGTCCAGTATCTGTGGACGGTCGACGACCACCCCATCAACCACCTGCCTGTATAA
- a CDS encoding methylated-DNA--[protein]-cysteine S-methyltransferase, which produces MTATHLATRRHTVVDSPYGPLTLVATDGVLSGLFMTEQRHRPPEETFGDPDPRPFVETIRQLDAYFAGELREFDLPLHLDGTPFQRSVWEQLRQIPYGETRSYGELAERLGKPGASRAVGLANGKNPVGIIVPCHRVIGASGGLTGYGGGLDRKQRLLAFENGTGDDIPMLF; this is translated from the coding sequence ATGACTGCGACACATCTCGCGACCCGGCGGCACACGGTCGTCGACAGCCCGTACGGCCCGCTCACCCTCGTCGCCACCGACGGCGTCCTCTCGGGCCTCTTCATGACCGAACAGCGGCACCGACCGCCCGAGGAGACCTTCGGTGACCCCGATCCACGCCCCTTCGTGGAGACGATCCGCCAGCTGGACGCCTACTTCGCGGGCGAACTGCGGGAGTTCGATCTGCCACTGCACCTGGACGGAACGCCGTTCCAGCGCAGTGTGTGGGAGCAGCTCCGGCAGATCCCGTACGGGGAGACACGCTCGTACGGGGAACTCGCCGAGCGGCTGGGCAAGCCGGGCGCCTCACGCGCGGTGGGCCTCGCCAACGGCAAAAACCCGGTGGGGATCATCGTTCCGTGCCACCGGGTCATCGGGGCCTCCGGCGGCCTCACCGGATACGGCGGCGGTCTCGACCGCAAGCAGCGGCTGCTGGCCTTCGAGAACGGCACGGGGGACGACATCCCGATGCTCTTCTGA
- a CDS encoding phytoene desaturase family protein — MPSMLDAVVVGAGPNGLTAAAELARRGFSVEVFEAAETIGGGARTEELTLPGFRHDPCSAVHPLGIGSPAFAAMPLARHGLEWLQPELALAHPFPDGSAAILTGSVGESAMSLGPQDAGAYRRLLAPYLGHWDTLAEDFLRTPWDGLPRDPYHWVRFGLAAIQPATLLSRRFRGAKARGLFAGLAAHAIAPTSGIATGGIALLFALAAHENGWPVPRGGSQAISDALASYVRELGGAIRTGTEVKRLDELPPARAYVFDTSPTALARIAGLGNAYRGYRYGASCFKIDYALSGPVPWTAKEARRAGTVHVGPTAGEIDGALRAAVAGRDPSVPFLITAQPSLFDPSRAPAGRHVFWAYGHVPAGWEGDATEVVERQLERFAPGFRDLVLARAVAGPPQLAARNANYVGGDIACGAFAGLQTVIRPKLARVPYATAHPAVFLCSSATPPGPGVHGMSGHHAAKAVWRRLRAV, encoded by the coding sequence GTGCCGTCGATGCTCGATGCCGTCGTCGTGGGGGCGGGACCCAACGGACTGACCGCCGCCGCAGAACTGGCCCGCCGTGGCTTCTCGGTGGAGGTGTTCGAGGCGGCTGAGACCATCGGAGGCGGCGCCCGCACCGAGGAACTCACCCTCCCCGGCTTCCGCCACGACCCGTGTTCCGCCGTGCACCCGCTGGGCATCGGCTCACCCGCGTTCGCCGCGATGCCGCTCGCCCGGCACGGCCTGGAGTGGCTCCAGCCCGAGCTGGCGCTCGCCCACCCCTTCCCGGACGGCTCCGCCGCGATCCTCACCGGGTCGGTGGGGGAGAGCGCCATGTCGCTGGGGCCGCAGGACGCGGGGGCGTACCGCAGACTGCTCGCCCCGTACCTCGGCCACTGGGACACGCTCGCCGAGGACTTCCTGCGGACCCCGTGGGACGGGCTGCCGCGCGATCCGTACCACTGGGTGCGGTTCGGACTGGCCGCGATCCAGCCCGCCACACTGCTCTCCCGCCGGTTCCGGGGCGCGAAGGCGCGCGGCCTGTTCGCCGGGCTCGCCGCCCATGCCATAGCTCCCACCAGCGGAATCGCCACCGGCGGAATCGCCCTGCTGTTCGCACTCGCCGCGCACGAGAACGGCTGGCCGGTGCCGCGCGGCGGCTCACAGGCCATCTCGGACGCCCTCGCCTCGTACGTACGCGAACTGGGTGGCGCGATCCGAACCGGCACGGAGGTCAAGCGCCTCGACGAACTCCCGCCCGCGCGCGCCTATGTCTTCGACACCTCGCCGACCGCTCTCGCGCGGATCGCCGGACTGGGCAACGCCTACCGCGGCTACCGGTACGGCGCCTCCTGTTTCAAGATCGACTATGCCCTGTCGGGCCCGGTCCCCTGGACCGCGAAGGAGGCACGGCGGGCCGGCACCGTCCATGTCGGTCCCACGGCCGGTGAGATCGACGGGGCGCTGCGCGCCGCGGTGGCGGGCCGCGACCCGAGCGTGCCGTTCCTGATCACCGCGCAGCCCAGCCTCTTCGACCCGTCGCGAGCGCCGGCGGGCCGCCATGTCTTTTGGGCGTACGGGCATGTCCCGGCGGGCTGGGAGGGCGACGCCACCGAAGTCGTCGAGCGGCAGCTGGAGCGGTTCGCGCCCGGCTTCCGCGATCTGGTGCTCGCCCGCGCCGTCGCGGGTCCGCCGCAACTCGCCGCGCGCAACGCCAATTACGTCGGCGGTGACATCGCCTGCGGCGCGTTCGCCGGACTGCAGACGGTGATCCGGCCGAAGCTCGCCCGCGTGCCGTACGCGACGGCGCACCCGGCGGTGTTCCTGTGCTCCTCGGCCACTCCTCCCGGGCCCGGGGTGCACGGGATGTCCGGTCACCATGCGGCGAAGGCGGTCTGGCGACGGCTCCGGGCGGTCTGA
- a CDS encoding gamma-glutamyltransferase family protein — protein sequence MFTTRPTLQGTFGMVSSTHWLASQSAMAVLEEGGNAYDAAVAAGFVLHVVEPHLNGPAGEVPMILAPSDGDVQVLCGQGPAPAGATVAHYRSLGLDLVPGTGPLAAAVPGAFDAWMLLLRDHGTKSVAEVLRYAIGYAEDGHAPVERIGQTVETVRELFETEWHSSADVYLPGGKSPKPGELFRNTALAATWRRLIAEAEKTGGDDRIAQIDAARKIWSDGFIAEALVRQAARPTMDTSGSRHTGTLTAADLAGWSASYEAPATYDWNGWTLAKAGGWSQGPAFLQQLALLPAELPQYGSAEYVHLLIEGCKLAMADREAWYGDAADVPLDVLLSEPYNAERRALITDEASRELRPGSPGGRTPVLSDHAHAVASGEGGFDAMGIPAAGVGEPTVAKDGAAAGEPTVAEDGATRGDTCHVDIVDRWGNMVSATPSGGWLQSNPVVPELGFPLGTRLQMAWLDEGLPNSLTPGRRPRTTLTPSLALRDGVPVMAFGTPGGDQQDQWQVHFFLAVALRAEVRGGLDLQGAIDAPNWHNDSFPGSFFPRGMRPGSVTVEERMDPEVVEELRRRGHDVTVGDPWSEGRMCAVARDPETGVLSAAANPRGMQGYAVGR from the coding sequence GTGTTCACCACCCGGCCGACCCTTCAGGGCACCTTCGGCATGGTGTCCTCCACCCACTGGCTCGCCTCGCAGTCCGCGATGGCCGTCCTGGAGGAAGGCGGCAACGCCTACGACGCCGCCGTCGCCGCCGGATTCGTCCTGCACGTCGTCGAACCGCACCTCAACGGCCCGGCCGGTGAGGTGCCGATGATCCTGGCCCCGAGCGACGGCGACGTGCAGGTCCTCTGCGGCCAGGGCCCGGCCCCCGCCGGCGCCACCGTCGCCCACTACCGCTCCCTCGGCCTGGACCTCGTCCCCGGCACCGGACCCCTCGCCGCCGCGGTCCCCGGGGCCTTCGACGCCTGGATGCTGCTGCTGCGCGACCACGGCACCAAGTCCGTCGCCGAGGTGCTGCGCTACGCGATCGGCTACGCGGAGGACGGCCACGCACCCGTCGAGCGGATCGGCCAGACCGTCGAGACCGTCCGCGAACTCTTCGAGACCGAGTGGCACTCCTCCGCCGACGTCTACCTCCCCGGCGGAAAGTCCCCGAAGCCGGGCGAGCTGTTCCGCAATACCGCCCTCGCCGCGACCTGGCGCCGCCTGATCGCCGAGGCCGAGAAGACCGGCGGCGACGACCGCATCGCCCAGATCGACGCCGCACGGAAGATCTGGAGCGACGGCTTCATCGCCGAAGCCCTGGTCCGCCAGGCCGCCCGCCCCACCATGGACACCAGCGGCAGCCGCCACACCGGCACCCTGACCGCCGCCGACCTGGCCGGCTGGTCCGCGTCGTACGAGGCGCCCGCCACGTACGACTGGAACGGCTGGACGCTCGCCAAGGCCGGCGGCTGGAGTCAGGGCCCCGCCTTCCTCCAGCAGCTCGCCCTGCTCCCCGCCGAGCTCCCGCAGTACGGCTCCGCGGAGTACGTACACCTGCTCATCGAGGGCTGCAAGCTCGCCATGGCCGACCGTGAGGCCTGGTACGGCGACGCCGCCGACGTGCCCCTCGACGTGCTGCTCTCCGAGCCGTACAACGCCGAGCGGCGCGCACTGATCACCGACGAGGCGTCGCGCGAGCTGCGCCCCGGCAGCCCCGGCGGCCGCACCCCCGTCCTCAGCGACCACGCGCACGCCGTCGCTTCCGGCGAGGGCGGGTTCGACGCCATGGGCATCCCTGCGGCGGGTGTCGGTGAGCCGACCGTCGCGAAGGACGGCGCCGCTGCCGGAGAGCCGACCGTCGCCGAGGACGGCGCGACCCGTGGCGACACCTGCCACGTCGACATCGTCGACCGCTGGGGCAACATGGTCTCCGCCACCCCCAGCGGTGGCTGGCTCCAGTCCAACCCGGTGGTGCCGGAGCTGGGCTTCCCGCTCGGCACCCGCCTCCAGATGGCCTGGCTCGACGAGGGCCTGCCGAACTCCCTCACCCCCGGCCGCCGCCCCCGCACCACCCTCACCCCGTCCCTCGCCCTGCGCGACGGCGTCCCGGTGATGGCGTTCGGCACGCCCGGCGGCGACCAGCAGGACCAGTGGCAGGTCCACTTCTTCCTCGCCGTCGCGCTGCGCGCCGAGGTCCGGGGCGGGCTCGACCTGCAGGGTGCCATCGACGCACCGAACTGGCACAACGACAGCTTCCCCGGCTCGTTCTTCCCGCGCGGCATGCGGCCCGGCAGCGTCACGGTCGAGGAGCGCATGGACCCGGAGGTCGTCGAGGAGCTGCGCCGCCGCGGCCATGACGTCACGGTCGGCGATCCGTGGTCCGAGGGCCGGATGTGCGCCGTCGCCCGCGACCCGGAGACCGGGGTGCTCTCCGCCGCTGCGAACCCCCGTGGCATGCAGGGGTACGCCGTAGGCCGCTGA
- a CDS encoding SIR2 family NAD-dependent protein deacylase, with the protein MTLVAILSGAGISTDSGIPDYRGPNGLWRKDPEAEKLVTYDFYMTDPEIRRRSWQMRRTSATWHAEPNAAHRAVADLERAGVPVRVITQNVDGLHQLAGVSARKVLELHGTAREVVCTRCHARSPMAQALTRVEAGEADPACTVCGGILKSATVMFGERLDPVVLGEAMSIAKACEVFIAVGTTLQVQPAASLAGIAAEHGARLIVVNAEPTPYDELAAETIREPIGTALPSLLGRLTAEAGAGAGG; encoded by the coding sequence ATGACTCTCGTCGCGATCCTCAGCGGCGCCGGCATCTCCACGGACTCCGGCATCCCCGACTACCGCGGGCCGAACGGCCTCTGGCGGAAGGACCCCGAGGCCGAGAAGCTCGTCACGTACGACTTCTACATGACCGATCCGGAGATCCGACGCCGTTCCTGGCAGATGCGCCGCACCAGCGCCACCTGGCACGCCGAGCCGAACGCCGCCCACCGGGCCGTGGCGGACCTGGAGCGGGCCGGGGTTCCGGTGCGGGTGATCACGCAGAACGTCGACGGGCTGCACCAGTTGGCCGGTGTCTCCGCCCGCAAGGTCCTCGAACTGCACGGCACCGCCCGCGAGGTGGTCTGCACCCGATGCCATGCCCGGTCACCCATGGCCCAGGCGCTCACCAGGGTCGAGGCGGGTGAGGCCGACCCGGCGTGCACGGTCTGTGGCGGCATCCTGAAGTCCGCGACGGTCATGTTCGGTGAGCGGCTCGATCCGGTGGTGCTCGGCGAGGCCATGTCGATCGCGAAGGCCTGCGAGGTGTTCATCGCAGTCGGTACGACGCTGCAGGTGCAGCCCGCCGCGTCGTTGGCCGGGATCGCTGCGGAGCACGGTGCGCGGCTGATCGTGGTGAACGCCGAGCCGACGCCGTACGACGAACTGGCCGCCGAGACGATCCGCGAGCCCATCGGAACCGCGCTGCCGTCGCTGCTCGGGCGGCTGACCGCCGAGGCGGGCGCGGGGGCCGGCGGCTGA